TCCCTCAAGGAATAAATGACCGATGAGAACCTCGAGAGCGGTAGCCATTCTATAGTCCTCGTCGTCCCCATGTTTTTTCGAGCCTCTCGAATTGTAACCTCGCCTAACGATCTTCCTCTCCTCTTCGTCGAGAATTCCTTCGACCTCCTCTAGAGCCTTTTTCTGACCGGGAGCGCTGACATAATCTTTTACAATATTGTGCTGATGGCCAGCCCTTCGATGTGCCTGCGGGAGAGTCTTCAATCTAAAGTAGAGACTGTACACTGCATCTCCCACGAAAGCAAGACTATCTAGGGAAAGCTTGTCGGGGGCAGCCGAGACGGCAAAAAGACTGCCCAAACAGGCCTCATCAAACTCATTATTATAGGTATTCATCGATCCTGTCTATGACGGCTTCCAATTTCGAAAGATCTTTTCCACCCGCCTGAGCGAAGTCCGGCCTGCCGCCGCCGCCCCCTCCCAGGTCGTGGGCTATCTTCTTTGCGATTTCTCCTGCCTTGAACCTGTCAGTAAGTTTCTTCTCGACCTTCACGACGAAAGAAACGGAATCTTCCAGTTCATTGAAGATGATCACTATGCCGCCACCTTCCTTGCTGAGGAGAACATCTGAACCGTTTCTCAAAGCACTGGATGGCGCGTTCTCTACTCTTCTGATAAGCAAATTGACGCCTTTGGCCGTCATTCTCTTATCTTTCATTAGAGTATCGCCTGAAAGTAGCTTCTCTTTTAATCTGACAATCTCCTGTCCGCCCGACCTAAGTTCATCGAGTATGCCCTGAAGCCTCTGAATTATTACATCCTCAGGCACTTCAAGTACTTCTCTGATCGTCCTTTGCCTGTTGAACAGATTGCGGAAGTACTCGAGGGAAGTGGTTCCCGTTATAGCCTCAATTCTCCTGGTTCCCGCCGCTACGGAGGTCTCCGAGAGAATCTTGAAGAGACCGATCTCTCCGGTGTTATTTACATGAGTACCTCCGCACAGTTCTCTACTGAATTCCTCTACAGTGATTACTCGAACCTTGTCGCCGTACTTTTCTTCAAAGAGGGCCATTACGTCTTCGCCCTTGATTTCGTCGAAGCTCTTCTCTGCCTTATCGACTGCTTTTGCTTTGAGAATCTCTTCGTTAACCATGTCCTCCACATCATTTATCTCATCGGTTGACAAAGACTGGAAATGAGAGAAATCGAAGCGCAATCTGTCAGGTAGAACCAGTGAACCAGACTGATGAACGTGGCCACCTATGACTTTTCTGAGAGCTGCGTGTAGCAAGTGAGTTGCGGTGTGATTTCTCATTATTGCTTTTCTTCGGTCTGTATCTACGATTAGCCTGGCTTCGTCACTTACCCGCACAGTTCCTTCTTCGACTGAAATTCTGTGGACTATCATCTCTTGATAAGGGATGAACACACTCTCAACTCTGGCCAGCGCTGATTCGGTCTTAATGAGCCCGGTGTCCGTTACCTGTCCGCCTCTTTCGGGGTAGAAGGGAGTCTTTTCGAGGATAACGTCTCCAGTCTCTCCTTGCTTAAGGGCTTCCACGGCATCCCCGTCCTTCAGAATCGCCACTATGGTCGATCGGTCTTCAAGTCTCGAGTAACCTGTGAATTTTGAGTTGCCGGTAGTTGGAAAGATACTGGAGTAGACTTCAATGTCTCCCATATATTCCCTGTTTCCCAGCGCCTCTCTTGCCCTCTCCCTCTGCAACTTCATTTCTCTTTCATACCCTTCTCTGTCAAGTGTAACGCCTGTATCCGCGACGATCTCTTCGACAAGTTCCAGTGGAAATCCGTAAGTGTCGTGAAGTATGAACAACTCGGAGCCCGACAGTTGCTTCTTATCTACCAGAATTGACTTAAGCCTCTTCTCGCCGTTCAACAGAGTCGAAAGAAATCTTTCCTCCTCTTTCATTATGATTTCCTGCGTAAATGAAAGTCGGTTTTTCAGTTCTGGATAGAAGTTCCCCATCTGCTCTGCGACTGTCTCCACTATTCTGTAAAGAAATGGAGAATCGTAGCCAAGCAAAGAACTGTGCCTTACGGCCCTCCTTAGGACTCTCCTGAGTACGTAGCCCCGTCCCTCATTGGAGGGTAGTACTCCGTCGGAAACCATGAATGCAATTGATCTAGCATGGTCTGCGATAACTTTGATCGAGACGTCAGAGACTTCCTTCTCCTTGTACTTGACACCCAGAAGCTCTTCGATCTTTCTTATTATGGGTATGAACAGGTCAGTATCGAAGTTTGAGTCGACGTTCTGAAGAATCGAGGCAGCTCGTTCAAGCCCGAATCCGGTATCGATATTCTTTCTTTCTAAGTAGGACAGATTTCCTTCCTCATCCTGATTAAACTCGGTAAATACGAGATTCCAGAATTCAAGAAATCTTCCACAGTCACAAGCTGGAGTGCAGTTGTCAGGATCCGGGCAGTTATCTACGTGACCCCTGTCTATGAAAATCTCTGAATCGGGACCACAAGGACCCGAAGGGCCGGCGGGTCCCCACCAATTATCTGCCTTTCCAAGTCTAACAATCTTCTTCTCGGGGACTCCGACTTCATCTCTCCATATTGAGAACGCTTCATCGTCATCTAAGTAAATCGAAACCCATAAGCGCTCATCCGGTAGAGCCAAATGCTCTGTAACGAATTCCCAGGCCCACTTTATTGCTTCTCTCTTGAAATAATCTCCAAATGAGAAGTTTCCCAGCATTTCAAAAAAAGTTTGATGTCTGGGAGTCCTGCCTACATTCTCGATGTCGTTGGTTCTCACACACTTTTGGCAAGTTGTGACTCTCTTATATGTGGATTCGACTTTTCCCCAGAAGATTGGTTTGAAAGGAACCATGCCCGCAACAGTGAACATTAGTTGTGGATCGTTCGGAATAAGTGAAGCGCTCTGTATTCTTTTGTGGTCCTTCGATTCAAAAAACTTGAGATAACTCTCTCTTATCTCAGCTCCGGTCATGTATCTCATTGGTCTGCCTCCTCAAGTCAAAAGAGTAAGGAATATGTAGAACATAGGTGTCACAAAAAGAACACCATCTATACGATCTAGCATACCACCATGGCCGGGAAGTAGATTGCCGGAATCTTTAACGCCGTGATATCTCTTGAATGACGACTCCGCAATATCTCCGATAGTGCCAAATACAGACACTACAATCGCCAGCACCATGAAATGGGGTATCCCAAGATCGGGTCCGTTGTAGAGTCCCACTAACTTACTTATGTAGACGAAAAGAAACATGAAGAGGAGAGTGGTCACATATCCTCCGATTACACCTTCGAGACTTTTCTTGGGGCTGTAACTTGGAGATATTCTGATCCGACCGAAGCGTTTCCCGAAGAAATACGCTCCTGTATCAAAGAGCCATACAGACGTAAGCGACATCAGTGCCATTGAGGCGCCGAATCCAAGATAGATATGATAGAAGAATGCCAGATCGAAACCCACATAAATCAACGAAAAGACGGCATTCGCAATTATCTCTTTTGCGCTCCTAACATCCGCAACGGTCACGACTACTATGGAAGTGAGTGAAATCACACCAACCGCAAATATCAGTTCCGGTCTAGGCGCCGCCGATTCAACGTTTCCAAATCTGTCGAGAAGTATCCCATATACAACAATTATCGCGGGGATAACTCCCGAAAGAGCAATTCGGACGGTTTGATGATCGTTTCCCTTCAAAGCGAACTTCAGATATTCATAGTTCGAAAAGAGAACCACGGCAGAAACCAGACCTATGAAGGAGTAGTAGTTAACGAAACACAGAATCACGAAAGGAGCAACAACAGCAGCTGTAATTATTCTGATATTTGTCTCCGAGGTCTTCTTCATCAGCTCAATGCACCAAACCTTCTCTTCCTTTTAGAGTACTCTTCAACTATCTTCACAAATTCCCATTTTGTGAAATCGGGCCACAACGTCCTGGTGAAGAATAGCTCGCTGTAAACCGACTGCCAGGTCAAGAAGTTGCTGATTCTCTCTTCACCAGAAGTTCTTACTATAAGATCCGGTTCAGGTACATCGGGAAGATATAAGTTCTCACTTATGTCCTCCTCCGATACCCTTCGCTTTCCACTATCCAGAACTCTGTTGACGGAATCGACAATCTCGGCCCTTCCTCCGTAATTCAAAGCAACAATAACATCCAGTTTTCTGCACGAGGAAGTTTTTTTCTCGATTTCTTCAGTGAAGTTCATGAGTTTCAAGGGAAGCTCATTCAGTCTT
The sequence above is drawn from the Mesotoga sp. BH458_6_3_2_1 genome and encodes:
- the alaS gene encoding alanine--tRNA ligase encodes the protein MRYMTGAEIRESYLKFFESKDHKRIQSASLIPNDPQLMFTVAGMVPFKPIFWGKVESTYKRVTTCQKCVRTNDIENVGRTPRHQTFFEMLGNFSFGDYFKREAIKWAWEFVTEHLALPDERLWVSIYLDDDEAFSIWRDEVGVPEKKIVRLGKADNWWGPAGPSGPCGPDSEIFIDRGHVDNCPDPDNCTPACDCGRFLEFWNLVFTEFNQDEEGNLSYLERKNIDTGFGLERAASILQNVDSNFDTDLFIPIIRKIEELLGVKYKEKEVSDVSIKVIADHARSIAFMVSDGVLPSNEGRGYVLRRVLRRAVRHSSLLGYDSPFLYRIVETVAEQMGNFYPELKNRLSFTQEIIMKEEERFLSTLLNGEKRLKSILVDKKQLSGSELFILHDTYGFPLELVEEIVADTGVTLDREGYEREMKLQRERAREALGNREYMGDIEVYSSIFPTTGNSKFTGYSRLEDRSTIVAILKDGDAVEALKQGETGDVILEKTPFYPERGGQVTDTGLIKTESALARVESVFIPYQEMIVHRISVEEGTVRVSDEARLIVDTDRRKAIMRNHTATHLLHAALRKVIGGHVHQSGSLVLPDRLRFDFSHFQSLSTDEINDVEDMVNEEILKAKAVDKAEKSFDEIKGEDVMALFEEKYGDKVRVITVEEFSRELCGGTHVNNTGEIGLFKILSETSVAAGTRRIEAITGTTSLEYFRNLFNRQRTIREVLEVPEDVIIQRLQGILDELRSGGQEIVRLKEKLLSGDTLMKDKRMTAKGVNLLIRRVENAPSSALRNGSDVLLSKEGGGIVIIFNELEDSVSFVVKVEKKLTDRFKAGEIAKKIAHDLGGGGGGRPDFAQAGGKDLSKLEAVIDRIDEYL
- the uppS gene encoding polyprenyl diphosphate synthase, which produces MALPVHVSFIMDGNGRWAKKRGLERIEGHKKGAEIADSASHWCADLGIRYVTLYAFSTENWRRPRQEVDFLFELMLIYISSKLDNMLQEGVRMRFIGRLNELPLKLMNFTEEIEKKTSSCRKLDVIVALNYGGRAEIVDSVNRVLDSGKRRVSEEDISENLYLPDVPEPDLIVRTSGEERISNFLTWQSVYSELFFTRTLWPDFTKWEFVKIVEEYSKRKRRFGALS
- a CDS encoding phosphatidate cytidylyltransferase, which produces MKKTSETNIRIITAAVVAPFVILCFVNYYSFIGLVSAVVLFSNYEYLKFALKGNDHQTVRIALSGVIPAIIVVYGILLDRFGNVESAAPRPELIFAVGVISLTSIVVVTVADVRSAKEIIANAVFSLIYVGFDLAFFYHIYLGFGASMALMSLTSVWLFDTGAYFFGKRFGRIRISPSYSPKKSLEGVIGGYVTTLLFMFLFVYISKLVGLYNGPDLGIPHFMVLAIVVSVFGTIGDIAESSFKRYHGVKDSGNLLPGHGGMLDRIDGVLFVTPMFYIFLTLLT
- a CDS encoding Mini-ribonuclease 3, yielding MGSLFAVSAAPDKLSLDSLAFVGDAVYSLYFRLKTLPQAHRRAGHQHNIVKDYVSAPGQKKALEEVEGILDEEERKIVRRGYNSRGSKKHGDDEDYRMATALEVLIGHLFLEGRFRRIKDLLERVI